The Benincasa hispida cultivar B227 chromosome 9, ASM972705v1, whole genome shotgun sequence genome has a segment encoding these proteins:
- the LOC120086642 gene encoding protein DETOXIFICATION 43, translated as MPVNVFFKDARRVFKFDAIGREILGIALPAALAVAADPIASLIDTAFVGHIGPVELAAVGVSIAIFNQASRITIFPLVSITTSFVAEEDTIGKAANKAAKVDTQKCLADDNSVKVSVPEDRDQLENDEKLAAKQDHVNLNHEPTRSNITIEKGGKENKQSSSTKMGTKEPVPDNGALQDPEKDLSTNVLKSTSAKSKRKEKKQIASASTALIFGTILGLMQAIFLVFGAKSLLNLMGVKDNSPMFAPAHKYLTLRSLGAPAVLLSLAMQGIFRGFKDTRTPLYIIVAGYTVNIILDPIFIFVCRWGVKGAAAAHVLSQYFIVIILFWRLMQKVNLMPPSLKDLQFGRFLKNGGLLLARVVAVTFCVTLAASLAARLGPTPMAAFQTCLQVWMTSSLLSDGLAVAGQAILASAFAEKDYEKTTATATRVLQMSFILGVGLAIVVGIGMFFGAGIFSRDIHVQNLIHLGIPFIAATQPINSLAFVFDGVNFGASDFAYSAYSLVLVAIASVISLFLLSKSKGFIGIWIALTIYMFLRTFVGVWRMGTGTGPWRYLRTQRLP; from the exons ATGCCTGTTAATGTTTTCTTCAAAGACGCAAG ACGTGTTTTCAAGTTTGATGCAATTGGTCGAGAGATACTGGGAATTGCACTGCCTGCTGCTCTAGCTGTTGCAGCTGATCCTATAGCTTCCCTTATAGACACTGCTTTTGTTGGCCATATCGGACCTGTGGAACTTGCTGCAGTTGGAGTATCCATTGCTATATTCAATCAAGCCTCAAGGATTACCATATTCCCACTTGTCAGCATTACGACTTCTTTCGTCGCTGAGGAAGATACAATTGGCAAGGCTGCCAACAAAGCAGCAAAAGTTGACACACAGAAGTGCTTGGCTGATGATAATTCAGTGAAAGTTTCTGTGCCTGAAGATCGTGATCAACTTGAAAACGATGAAAAACTTGCAGCGAAACAAGATCATGTCAACTTGAATCATGAGCCAACAAGGAGTAATATCACCATagaaaaaggaggaaaagaaaacaaacaaagcTCTTcaacgaaaatgggaacaaaggaACCGGTTCCAGATAATGGTGCTCTTCAAGATCCGGAAAAAG ATTTGAGTACAAATGTACTTAAGTCTACCTCTGCCAAGTCcaaaaggaaagagaagaagcaaattGCATCAGCATCCACAGCTCTGATATTTGGGACAATTTTGGGTCTAATGCAAGCCATATTCCTTGTGTTTGGAGCCAAATCTTTGCTGAATCTAATGGGAGTAAAAGAT AATTCACCCATGTTTGCCCCTGCTCACAAGTACTTAACATTAAGATCACTTGGTGCTCCTGCTGTTCTTCTGTCATTGGCCATGCAAGGGATCTTTAGAGGCTTCAAGGATACAAGGACTCCTCTTTACATTATTG TGGCCGGATATACTGTAAACATCATACTGGACCCCATTTTCATCTTTGTGTGCCGATGGGGTGTCAAAGGTGCAGCTGCTGCTCATGTTCTCTCTCA GTACTTTATTGTGATCATTCTCTTCTGGAGACTGATGCAGAAAGTCAATCTCATGCCTCCAAGTCTTAAAGATTTGCAATTTGGTCGATTTCTTAAAAATG GAGGTCTGTTGCTGGCAAGAGTTGTAGCAGTGACCTTCTGTGTGACTCTAGCAGCATCACTAGCTGCAAGGTTAGGCCCAACACCTATGGCTGCATTCCAGACTTGCTTGCAAGTGTGGATGACATCCTCTTTATTGTCTGATGGTTTAGCAGTAGCTGGACAG GCGATTCTAGCCAGTGCATTTGCAGAGAAAGACTACGAAAAGACAACAGCAACAGCTACCAGGGTATTGCAG ATGAGTTTTATTCTGGGTGTTGGACTCGCTATTGTCGTCGGAATCGGAATGTTCTTCGGAGCAGGAATCTTTTCAAGAGACATTCATGTGCAGAACCTCATACATTTAGGAATTCCG TTCATTGCAGCTACACAGCCAATAAACTCATTGGCGTTTGTTTTCGACGGAGTGAACTTTGGAGCTTCTGATTTTGCTTATTCCGCATACTCATTG GTTTTGGTGGCGATTGCGAGCGTTATATCTCTGTTTCTTCTCTCCAAAAGCAAGGGCTTCATTGGGATTTGGATTGCTTTGACAATCTATATGTTTCTGCGTACTTTTGTTGGCGTCTGgag GATGGGCACAGGGACAGGACCTTGGCGTTACCTGAGGACCCAAAGGCTACCTTAA
- the LOC120085123 gene encoding uncharacterized protein LOC120085123: MLEFLNVEFVMIFLMGLNKSYNQIRAQILLIDSLSAINKVFSLIIQEERQRSICQNSSSVESITLMANIDGIKRSESAKFKRKYGQRLICSYCGIKGHIVDKCYKLHGYPPSHRLYNYSIHQKDAILNSSSSTIATSKKNNTAEKSNQSTFFASLTNNQYSQLMTMLQSHLSISQNEEIIKTKTTHVAGQVKLENDWDG; encoded by the exons ATGCTTGAATTTCTTAATGTCGAATTTGTCATGATATTTCTTATGGGACTGAATAAATCATACAATCAAATTCGAGCTCAAATCCTCTTAATTGATTCTTTGTCGGCTATCAACAAAGTTTTTTCACTGATAATTCAAGAAGAAAGACAAAGATCGATTTGTCAGAATTCTTCATCAGTTGAATCTATCACTTTAATGGCAAATATTGATGGAATCAAAAGAAGTGAATCTGctaaatttaaaaggaaatatgGACAACGTTTGATATGTTCCTACTGTGGAATAAAAGGACACATTGTGGATAAATGCTACAAACTTCATGGATATCCACCAAGCCATAGATTATACAACTATTCCATTCATCAGAAAGATGCTATCTTAAACTCATCTTCCTCCACTATAGCAACatcaaagaaaaacaacactgcagAAAAATCTAATCAGTCGACATTCTTTGCAAGCCTCACTAATAATCAGTATTCACAATTGATGACTATGCTGCAGTCTCATCTTTCCATTTCACAGAATGAAGAGATCATCAAAACTAAAACAACTCATGTAGCAG GACAAGTTAAACTTGAAAATGATTGGGATGGTTGA
- the LOC120085122 gene encoding cellulose synthase A catalytic subunit 3 [UDP-forming]-like, which yields MEPGESAAKVIKNMGPNACQICGDHVGKTVEGEPFVACDVCTFPVCRPCYEYERKDGNQSCPQCKSRYKRHKGSSAVLGDEVAAELEDDDDAIDLNYISENQKQKQKIAERMMSWQMSYGQTQDLPPPNYDKEVSLNHIPLLTNGQEVSGELSAASPEHHLMASPGHPRGKPIYSLPYAADINQSPNVRGVDPTKEYNSSGLGNVAWKERVDGWKMKQEKNAGPMSIAHAASERGGGDIDACTDVLVDDSLLNDEARQPLSRKVSIPSSRINPYRMVIVLRLVILCFFLHYRITNPVRNAYALWLISVICEIWFAISWILDQFPKWLPVNRETYLDRLALRYDREGEPSQLAAVDIFVSTVDPLKEPPLVTANTVLSILAVDYPVDKVSCYVSDDGAAMLTFEALSETSEFARSWVPFCKKYSIEPRAPEWYFAQKIDYLKDKVDPSFVKDRRAMKREYEEFKVRINVLVSKAQKVPEEGWVMQDGTPWPGNNTRDHPGMIQVFLGQNGGLDSDGNELPRLVYVSREKRPGFQHHKKAGAMNALVRVSAVLTNGPFLLNLDCDHYINNSKALREAMCFMMDPNLGKYVCYVQFPQRFDGIDKNDRYANRNTVFFDINLRGLDGLQGPVYVGTGCVFNRTALYGYEPPLKPKNRKSGFLYSLCGRSRKKNSKSSKKSPDKKKSSKHMDPTVPIFNLDDIEEVVEGAGFDDEKSLLMSQMTLEQRFGQSSVFVASTLMENGGVPQSATPESLLKEAIHVISCGYEDKTDWGSEIGWIYGSVTEDILTGFKMHARGWRSIYCMPDRPAFKGSAPINLSDRLNQVLRWALGSVEILLSRHCPIWYGYGGRLKWLERFAYVNTTIYPITAVPLLMYCTLPAVCLLTNKFIIPQISNIASIWFIALFLSIFATGILEMRWSGVGIDEWWRNEQFWVIGGVSAHLFAVFQGLLKVLAGIDTNFTVTSKASDEDGDYAELYMFKWTTLLIPPTTLLIVNLVGVVAGISYAINSGYQSWGPLFGKLFFAFWVIIHLYPFLKGLMGRQNRTPTIVVVWSILLASIFSLLWVRIDPFTTTVIGPDVEECGINC from the exons ATGGAACCTGGAGAATCTGCG GCTAAGGTTATAAAGAACATGGGCCCCAATGCCTGTCAAATATGTGGAGACCATGTCGGGAAGACCGTAGAGGGCGAACCATTTGTTGCCTGTGATGTTTGCACATTTCCTGTTTGCAGACCATGCTATGAGTAcgagagaaaagatgggaatCAGTCTTGTCCTCAATGCAAAAGCAGATACAAGAGGCACAAAG GAAGTTCTGCTGTTCTTGGTGATGAAGTGGCTGCTGAACTTGAGGATGATGATGATGCgattgatttaaattacatttctGAAAATCAAAAACAGAAGCAGAAGATTGCGGAGCGAATGATGAGCTGGCAGATGTCATATGGACAAACACAAGATCTCCCGCCTCCGAATTACGACAAAGAAGTTTCTTTAAATCACATTCCCTTGCTCACCAATGGGCAGGAG GTTTCTGGAGAACTTTCAGCTGCATCACCTGAGCATCATTTGATGGCGTCTCCTGGACATCCTCGTGGGAAGCCGATATATTCTCTTCCTTATGCAGCTGATATTAACCAATCAC CTAATGTGCGAGGCGTGGACCCTACAAAAGAGTATAATTCGTCGGGGCTAGGCAATGTAGCGTGGAAAGAAAGAGTTGATGGCTGGAAGATGAAACAGGAGAAGAATGCTGGACCAATGAGCATAGCCCATGCTGCATCTGAAAGGGGAGGTGGAGATATTGATGCCTGTACAGATGTGCTTGTTGATGACTCCTTACT AAATGATGAAGCTCGCCAGCCTCTCTCGCGAAAGGTTTCTATTCCATCATCTAGGATAAACCCTTATAGAATGGTGATTGTTCTGCGACTTGTaattctttgttttttcttgCACTACCGAATCACGAATCCTGTACGCAATGCATATGCTCTCTGGCTGATATCTGTTATATGTGAGATTTGGTTTGCAATATCCTGGATATTAGATCAGTTTCCGAAGTGGCTTCCTGTAAACCGTGAGACATATCTTGATCGGCTTGCATTAAG ATATGATAGGGAAGGGGAACCATCACAGCTTGCTGCTGTTGACATTTTTGTGAGTACTGTTGACCCACTGAAGGAACCTCCACTTGTCACAGCCAACACTGTACTATCTATTCTTGCAGTTGACTACCCGGTTGACAAGGTCTCATGCTATGTTTCTGATGATGGAGCTGCCATGTTGACATTTGAAGCATTATCTGAAACATCAGAGTTTGCAAGGTCATGGGTGCCTTTCTGCAAGAAATACAGCATCGAGCCTCGGGCTCCAGAATGGTACTTCGCTCAGAAAATTGATTACTTGAAGGATAAAGTCGACCCATCATTTGTTAAAGATCGTAGAGCAATGAAG AGAGAATACGAGGAATTTAAGGTCCGCATCAATGTTTTGGTATCAAAGGCACAGAAGGTTCCAGAAGAAGGATGGGTCATGCAAGATGGAACTCCGTGGCCCGGAAATAATACTAGAGACCATCCAGGAATGATCCAG GTTTTCCTAGGCCAAAACGGTGGACTGGATTCCGATGGTAATGAGTTGCCTCGTTTAGTCTATGTATCTCGTGAAAAACGTCCAGGATTCCAACATCATAAGAAAGCCGGTGCAATGAATGCTCTT GTTCGAGTGTCTGCTGTTCTTACCAATGGCCCATTCTTGTTGAATCTTGACTGTGATCACTACATCAACAACAGCAAGGCATTGAGGGAAGCAATGTGTTTTATGATGGATCCAAACCTTGGCAAATACGTCTGTTATGTTCAATTTCCTCAAAGATTCGATGGTATCGATAAGAACGATCGATATGCCAACCGTAATACTGTGTTCTTTGAT ATAAATTTACGAGGTTTGGATGGGCTTCAAGGTCCAGTTTATGTGGGTACTGGATGTGTCTTCAACAGAACTGCACTGTATGGTTATGAACCTCCTCTCAAACCAAAGAATAGGAAATCAGGATTTCTGTATTCTCTGTGTGGCAGATCTCGAAAGAAGAATTCAAAATCAAGTAAAAAAAGTCCAGACAAGAAGAAATCAAGCAAGCATATGGATCCAACAGTGCCAATTTTTAATCTTGACGACATTGAAGAAGTGGTCGAAG GTGCTGGATTTGATGATGAGAAGTCCTTGCTAATGTCTCAAATGACCCTGGAGCAAAGGTTTGGCCAATCTTCTGTTTTTGTTGCCTCAACCCTTATGGAAAATGGTGGAGTTCCTCAATCCGCAACGCCTGAGTCTCTTCTGAAGGAGGCTATTCATGTTATCAGCTGTGGATATGAAGATAAGACGGACTGGGGATCCGAG ATTGGATGGATTTATGGCTCTGTCACTGAAGATATTCTTACAGGATTCAAGATGCATGCCCGTGGTTGGCGGTCGATTTATTGTATGCCAGACCGTCCTGCTTTTAAAGGGTCTGCGCCTATTAATCTTTCAGATCGATTAAACCAAGTGCTTCGATGGGCCCTCGGTTCGGTGGAGATTCTTCTGAGTAGGCATTGTCCTATCTGGTATGGCTACGGTGGAAGGCTCAAATGGCTCGAAAGGTTTGCATATGTGAACACTACAATCTATCCGATAACTGCAGTTCCTCTTCTCATGTATTGTACCTTGCCAGCCGTGTGTCTGCTGACAAACAAGTTCATTATTCCTCAG ATAAGTAACATTGCAAGTATATGGTTTATAGCCCTCTTTCTCTCCATCTTTGCAACGGGCATTCTCGAGATGAGATGGAGTGGGGTTGGGATCGATGAGTGGTGGAGAAACGAACAATTTTGGGTCATTGGAGGTGTTTCAGCTCACTTGTTTGCTGTTTTCCAAGGTCTGCTCAAGGTTCTTGCTGGTATCGATACCAACTTTACGGTCACATCCAAGGCGTCTGACGAAGACGGGGACTATGCTGAGCTTTACATGTTCAAATGGACGACTCTTCTCATCCCACCAACTACACTCCTCATCGTAAACTTGGTCGGAGTCGTAGCAGGAATATCTTATGCAATCAACAGCGGATACCAATCATGGGGACCACTGTTTGGCAAGCTCTTTTTCGCTTTCTGGGTGATCATTCATCTCTATCCATTCTTGAAAGGTTTGATGGGTCGTCAAAATAGAACACCCACCATTGTCGTCGTGTGGTCGATTCTGCTTGCTTCCATCTTCTCGTTGTTATGGGTGAGGATCGATCCGTTCACTACAACAGTCATAGGGCCCGACGTCGAGGAGTGTGGAATCAACTGCTAG